Within Thermus sp. CCB_US3_UF1, the genomic segment CTAAAAGCCCCAGGAGGAGGAGAGGCGCGTGCGCCCTCCGGGAGGGGGGCAGGGCCAGGGCCTGGGGGTCGGCCAGGGAGAGGAGGCGGAGGCCCGGGACCTGGGCCTCGGCCCCTTCCCAAAGGAGCACCCCGGGGGAGAGGGCCAGGAGGGAGAGCTCGGGCTGCCGGGCCAGGAGGAGGGCGAAGCTGGAGCTCGGCAGGTGGGGTACGGGGAGGCCCGAGGCCCGGTCGTAGGCGTTGCCCACCACCTGGGCCTTGGCCTCGGGGTCATCCACCAGGAGGTCGTAGAGGTTGCCCAGGAAGAGGTTCCCCTCCACCCGGGCCGAGTTCCCTCCCTTTTCCCGGGTGATGCGGAGGGCGGTGCCGTTTTCCTGGAAGCGGTTGCCCCGCACCCCCACCTGGGCGGCATCCAGGAGGACCAGGCCCAGGGTGTTTTCCTGGAAGCGGTTGGCCTCCACCTGGCTTCCCCGCTCGTCCTGGAGGAGGAGACCGTAGGCCAAGGGGCTGCGGTGGCCGTGGAGACGGTTCCCCCGCACCCGGTTCTCCGCCCCGTGCATCACCGCATTGCCGACGCCGTTTCCCCAGCTTTCGTTGCCCTCCACCCGCACGTGCCAGGAGAACATCACGTGGAAGCCGTACCGCCCGTGGCCCGTAAGGCGGTTGCCCCGGAGGACTAGCCCTGGGCTGTACTCGGCGTAGATCCCGTCCATGAAGCCTGCCAGGTGGCTCTCCACCACCTGGGCCCCTGGGCTGCGGTACACCAGGACCCCGGGGGAGGCCCCCAGGCCCCGGGCCCTAAGCCCCTGGACCTTTGCCCTGGGGGAGTCCTCCAGCCGCACCGCCGCCGGGGCGCCTTCCACCTCCAGGCCCTCCAGCAGGCACCCCTCGCACCCCCGGAGGTAGACCGCGGCGTCGGGTTCAAAGAAGTCGTCGCCGCCCCCTGCCCCCACCACCTTGAGGCCCCGCACCCGGATGCCGGGGGCAAGGAGGGAAAGGGTGTGCCCCTTCCGGCCCCGGAGCACCGCCCCCTCCGCCTCCACCTCTAGGCCCGGGGTGGTGAGGACCA encodes:
- a CDS encoding NosD domain-containing protein; translated protein: MKRASLLLALAGVSLAAPVLRLEGEVEGPLVLTTPGLEVEAEGAVLRGRKGHTLSLLAPGIRVRGLKVVGAGGGDDFFEPDAAVYLRGCEGCLLEGLEVEGAPAAVRLEDSPRAKVQGLRARGLGASPGVLVYRSPGAQVVESHLAGFMDGIYAEYSPGLVLRGNRLTGHGRYGFHVMFSWHVRVEGNESWGNGVGNAVMHGAENRVRGNRLHGHRSPLAYGLLLQDERGSQVEANRFQENTLGLVLLDAAQVGVRGNRFQENGTALRITREKGGNSARVEGNLFLGNLYDLLVDDPEAKAQVVGNAYDRASGLPVPHLPSSSFALLLARQPELSLLALSPGVLLWEGAEAQVPGLRLLSLADPQALALPPSRRAHAPLLLLGLLGGVLWWRFRT